GATCGGAAACAGCAACAAACCCAGTCCCCTCCTTGTCCAACACTTTGAAAGCATCCCTTAATTGACGGTCAAAGGGTTCAGGTTTTAGGTATTTAGACATGAGATCTAAGAACCTGTTGAAATCAAATGATGTTGTTAATTTCTCCTGGGAAATGATTTGTTTGAGCTGGGCTTGTGTTGGGTTTCCACCAAGAGAACGCATGAGAATTCCCAGCTCAGAAGGGGCGATTTTGCCATCGTTGTCTGTGTCGAAGAGGGTGAATGCTTCTTTCATGGAGCTTACTTGATCTGAGCTTAATTCCTTCACCattttttctgggttttctgggtttgattgatgattgtttgttgttgttgttgttgttgttgaaggaGGAGAAATGGTGGAATGTTGTTTGTGCGATTGGGgctttttctctttcctctctcGCCTTGAAAATGTGCGTCTTTTGAGGTTTGAATGAATTGGGGAAatgttttcttttactttttctGTTTATTTTTCTGTTAATtctgtctgtttttttttcctttcttttttgcAATAAAGTCGAAGAATAAATGATTACATTATTCAAATATACACTCACCTTGTGTTAattatcaaataaataaataaattatacacCTCGAAATTAAAAAGTACTTTCGATAAACACGTTCAATAAAACTATATTTGACTTAACTGAATCCACTTAAATTAACTTATGTAGTACCGAGTATGAACTTATCTAAATGTATATATGAACTAATATGTGTCTTACTGTACATTATATGACAACAGTTATATTTTTTGACCTTATTTTTGCTTAACTTGTCTAAACATGATTTTGccgaaataaataaaaaaataggttGAAATAACATGAAAGAAGCAGGCCATAAATGATTTTTTACAGGTTCAAATAAAGTTATTGTAACAAGAACGGTAAAGGAAAACTCAACTCAACTTTTAAGTATAGTGTGCGATGACTTGCACGGATTGCAGTTTTTGTGATGAGGTTTGACAATATGAGGAATTATATTAAAAGTTCCATATTCAACCTAATTGTATGCAATACGCCGAACAttattattaaataaataaactagccaattttttaattttactttCAAAAAATGACTCACACATACTTTTACCTTGTTGTTATATTGGCTAATGTTAATCTAATTATTTGCAGTTCTATATTTCAAACTCAACCCTCAAGTCGCACTCTGATCTTTtgttgcaacaatcatacatatAAACAAAAAACCTTTTGGACGATTAGCGTACTTTGATGATCATATAGCtactttgaacttgaacttgattCATGTTATGTTAATCTAAATTTGCTACTTTGAACTTGCAATTGATTTGtgtaaaattgaaaacaaaaatgTTTGACTACTCTTTGACCTAAATCCTCCAAATCCCATAAACTTAAACTCTGCTACTGATACAAGTATGATATTACAGACGTCTAAAATCATATTAAATCACACCAAGTTAAGCCACACCATATAAACAATtcttattcaaatttatattaTCCTTGTATATGAAACAATAATTCAAAAATTAAGCCTTATCTCTTTATATTCGACACTTTATTATCAATTGCTCTTCCTATTTCTTCCGGTATTAATACAACTTTTTTCTATATACAACAATAAAAAAGTTAGTGCAAATTAGATGACCTCATTATTATGAAGTAATTCATAACTAGGAATGAAAATCATCTCCCTTGTCTtctttttacaattttattacaCACTTGGTTAATTATTTCATTCTAGGGTATTTTAGTCCTTTCAAGTTCTGTATTTATCAACCAAATAAacctttttcctttctttttcaaTCATCTTCCAAAACCAGCAGCAACCTCCTAAAACCCTAGCAAAACCACTCTCAAAGCACCGAAATCTGCAGTTTCGAGCTCTCAACAATGGCGTTTGGGCTTAGAATCTTCACACAAAGAACCAGCGACACCATAGCACAACCAATTCTCGACGCCGACAACGGTGAAGTGCTTATGCACACTCAGCCTTCCGTCTCTATTGTCCTCGGAAATCGCTCCCCCGAATCACCCGGCACTCTCTACATTTCCTCCaagtattttctctctcctctgtccTATTATTATTGCccttatttattaatttattttgaatgcaaatgattgatttttttggggggaaattgaaggcaagtgATATGGGTGAGCGACGTAGATAGGAGCAAAGGTTATGCAGTGGATTTCGTTTCGATTTCGCTTCATGCTGTTTCCAGAGATCCTGAAGCTTATCCTTCTCCTTGCATTTACACCCAGGTTTGCTAAATTGATGTTTTAATTGAGCTTATTTTTATGGTTTTGATTGATTGGATTATGATCAGTTGAGTAGTGGTTGTAGTTTGATTGAGACGATTGATATAACATTTCGCATTTCTGGCAATTTAGCTAGCAAATATTACTTCGTCTAAAGTAATGGAAAATGGCCTTAAAGATGCGGTAATTGGTCATTCATTCATTAGGGTATTTAGACTGAGCCGTGTTGTAAAGCTTTCGCATTTCTAGTTTCCACCACGAGTTATTGACTATTGAGGTCTATGGTTTGATTCTCATGTAGCCGATCTAATGGTTTAAGAGAGTGTTTGTGTGCTTCAGCACCTTGGGTAATCATTATCACTGCTGTCTTGGCACAAATCTAAATTGTTGTTTTAAGTGAGCTTATTTTGATGGTATTGATTGATTGGATGATGATCAGATGACTAGTCGAGTAGTAGTTGTAACTTGACTGAGATGATTGGTAGAACTTTTAGCATTTTGGGCAGTTTAGCTAGCAAATATTACTTCGTACGGAGTATTAAGTAATGAAAATGCCCTTAAGAGAATGTGGTAATTGGTTGTCGAGTAATCAACCATTCGTCCTGTGAACCAACAATGTTGGGTAATTATTATCAATACTGTCATGGCACCAACCTGGACTTGAATTAGGGGCTCACCTTATGTCTTAGAAGAAGGACCATGGTCTTCACCGAAACATTAAATTCTTAGATTAGGTTTTGCAATGCAGACTAGTGTCTTGTTCGCAATGGAGTATCTCCTTGAAAGAAAGTGCTAATTGATCTCAGTGATTTAACCATTCACCTTTAAGTTTCAACAATGAGGTATCCATATTGAGGCCGATGATTTAAATCTCTTGTACTGACCTGCTGGTTTAGGAGAGTGTTTGTGTGTGGTTCAGCCTTTCGGGAAATTATTATCATTACTGCTAGGCAGTTGGCACCAACCACAAGTTGAACTAGGGGTGAACTTTATGTCCATTAAAAGAATGACAATGAGTTAATCAAACAGTCATGAGGTTAATTTCCCAAATACCGTCTTCACTGAAACACTGAAATATCAGATCAATGTTTTCCAATATGTGGACCGGTGTCTTATTCCCCAGATATTTTTCTTAACACAGTGTATGTTAGGGGCCGTtgctgtttttattttatttttaattatgtgTATGAGGTTGTTGGCTGATAGAGTTATGACTGTCAATCTTAATATTTAGATTGAAACTGGAGATGATGAAGAGGAAGACGAAGACGAGGATGAAGAGCAACAGGAGATTATGGATTGGTCTTCTGGAATATCAAAGATCAAAGAAATGAGGCTTGTTCCATCTGATCCTAGTCAATGTATGTTTCATTTTCTTTATGATGTCATCATCCTGTTCTTCCCTCCTGGTTATATTCTAATTTGATCCTTTTGCCATTATGCTTGTGTTTCATAGTGGAAACTTTGTTTGAGGTGTTCTGTGAATGTGCCGAGCTGAATCCTGAACCCATGTTAGGTAAACAACTTCTAAACTCAAATTGAAGATAATTTTAATTCTATCAATCTTGTTAATTTAGCTTGATTGCCTATTCTATATTCAGGTGAACCTGAAGAGGAGCACAATTGGATCTTCAGCGCTGACCAATTGAATTCTGAGGCTTTAGGTAACTTTCAATTATCATTTCCTCACTTTAGCTAGTGAAGTGTTACATTTTTCTTGTTAGCTAATCTGCCCTATTTACATCTCCATCAAATCAATTGGAACAGAAAAGAATTTGATTTAAACTAATCGGACATATAATTATTCTACGGTGAACACTTCCACAGTTCCTCCCTACCTGTATATTAATCATCAACATAATAATACAATTAACCTCGTGTGAGGAATGACTTCTACACGTTTGAAAATTTTCGAACTATCCCTCACAGTTAGCTCACTTATTATCTCACAAGGTTCTCTCCTGGGATACAATATGAGCAACCCACTGTCATTGGTGACTACATCCTGTGCACACTCACCATGATGCTGAAGCCTCAACATATAAACCTTATTATGTCAACATAATAATACAATTAACCTCTTGTGAGGAATGACTTCTACACGTTTGAAAAGTTTCGAACTATCCCTCACAGTTAGCTTACTTATTATCTCACAAGGTTCTCTCTTGGGATACAATACGAGCAACCCACTGTCATTGGTGACTACATCCTGTACACACTCACCATGATGCTGAACCCTCAACATATAAACCTTATTATGTCAAGAATAAATACTAATCTGATTCTAATACCTTGGATTTGATTAATGAAAAGTAGTCTCCTCATAGTAATGAAGTATGAGCATAATGGACAATATAATTTGATGGGTATAAACTAACTTTGTGGAGGACGTGCCACACAAATATGCTATGCTTCATTGACTAATCTCACTAATACTTGGGTTGTGCAAAAAAATATCCGGACTCGCGAAAGATAGGGAGATGGTGGCCGCTTACGAATCTTTAGCCGCCATGCTGGCCACACAAAACTCAAGAGTGATTCATCATTATTATAGAGTATACTACCATTTGTTCATTGTTGACTACTTCTTTACTTTTTATCATCAATCATTTACTCTAATTTTGCTTAATTAAGTCAGCTCCTGCGGCATGCGGGCTGTCGTAGCCACTTGGACCCACACCATTATGCTCTTGGTTGCTGTCTTCCTAGTTATAATCAAGTGATAATATGGAAACAGGACAAGAATATATATATTCCTGAATAACTATAGTAGCCACTTGAACCCACGCCCTCGGTCCTGGACGGGGCCCTATACATAACCTGTCTGTAAGAATAAACTCCAGCCCTCAAGCCCCTTGTCTGGGCCCCTTTAGGCCACCCTGTCCTGTATGAGCTCCAACGCTCACAGTCTCTCATGTCCCCTTTACCATATTGGGGTAAGTCCTAACAGATCTCATTATTTTTGTTCTACTACAGGAGAAGATGCTTCTAACTGGACTTTCTCTGAGAATCTTATCGATTCAATAGGTCATACAAACGGCGATAATGATTTGGCGCATAATGTACTTCAGGTATGTGCAAATATTAATGCGTACTTGCATAACTTATATCCAATCTCATATTATTGGCCTTTATGAGAAAAATAGTATTATATATAAATACATCTTTTCAGCTTTAAATTTGTCAATCCTTGGATAGTTAGATTACTTAGACATTTAGGTATATGCATGAACACAGTAACCTGAAAGATCATACCATACCTATACTGACCTAGCATAGAAATTACAATTTGAGCTAAAGGATGATCTAATATCATAACGAAGAGTTTAAGATAAGATAATGAACTGAGTAACCGACTATACATAAGCAGCTGTCACATAGAGATTAGTCCCTGCTAACACTTCATAGATGGTGTCCTGGTTCACGGTCTGCTGCAAGTACAAGCAAACAGTGGCttttttgagtttctaggatgTAGAAATCTTGTTTTGAAGGGTGATTTTAGAAAATTCTAGGAAATTCTGCCTAGGTCAATGTATAATTTTGGTCTTAAAAAGAGGCCCCGGGAGCAATTGAGTCGGTATGCTCAGCAATTTCTTTACAGGAAAAGCTGTATGAAATTGTTGGGGACTATTTCTTTCTTATTATGAAGCTTCCCAATGTTTATAATCTTTCTTCATCGCCTGAAGGTAGACACATATAgtagccatataataattaattagagtcaGTGTTTAGCCTTTTCCCTTATGAATTATGATTAAGATGGGAAGTTTAGGCGCTAGTCTTTCCACCTTTGATAAAGTAGTTTCCATGTCTAATTAATTCAGACGAGGAATAATAACCTTAGGTAAGTTCAAATTAGGGCTCATAAGTTGATTTTAAGTGAAAAGAACATAGCCTTAGTGCTGTGCTTGACAAAAAGAGTCAAAACTAATCTAGCATTTAGTAATTCACTAATTCATCAGGATCTTGTGCTGTTGTTTTGCGCTGTGCTCTTGTAGACGTTGCAGTTGTAGTTGTGGTGTGCTGTCTTTTATCAGAATATACCACCAAGCAGGATCAGTGTTATCTGTCTCTTGTTTTTTATGCTGTCTTGTTTTGCATGGTTGTCAAGTATATATTCGAAAGATTAATGTCAGATTTTCTGTTTCAGTTGCATATCAATGATCAGTGCTTTGAAGATGCAGAAGAAATGGATCAAGAACACGATAAAAACAATAGCCACCAGTGATTTACAGCAAATGCAAATGTTTTCTGAAGATAACTTGAATTAGATCTGATTTTGTGTTTTCTGTACCAACTTTTTTGTGGAAATTGAGCATCGAATTAGTTGATGGTGGTTGTATAGTGCTAAATCTCGTGGTGTAATTGACTGATAATCATGTTAGTTAGCAATTTGTGTTTATAAACTGAGATTTTGTGCAAATCCTAGTGTTGTTAACTCGATATTTTGAAGGCATTACTTATTTACAAGTATTTCTGTAAAATGATAGTAGAAAATTGCATGAAATTGTGGGGCAAACGGTTGGACAAACCCATCGGGTTTACTGGTTCGGATTGAGAATTGACACCCCTAATCATGTGTTACAAAACTTGATTGTTTCAACTTATTGTTCTTGGAATAGGTAAAAAgttaaataactaaataaattgAGTTCAAATACCTCCAATCTATAAAATTCCTGTGTGATACTTATTTAACGGTCATATCATGCTCAATAGTCAATCAACTGGGTAAGATTTGTAGGTGGTGGGTGACATGCCATGTTGTATGATAGTTTACTGATTGATAGACGACCTTTTACATTAACATTGTACAGAATAATATCTTTCATATGGAGTGCCGTAAATTTGTCTAAAGATAAGTTTAGTTTTACAATTCAGATGAAAGTATGATTAAAAAAAGTATTGGGCCGTTTGGCATTACCGTAAGTCTCAATTTTTGGTTTTATGACTTGGGAAGTCATAATGTCTAGATtgaagaataaaataaaataaatagccATACTTGTAGTGTAGAGATCAGGTTAATTTCAAAAACTAAAACAGAATCAACCGCTAACATCCATCCCCTTCACCCACACTAATGGGTTAAGAAGAGAAAATTCGACCTAGTTCAGGCTCGCCTATACATCAAAACTAGACATCTCATTATTTTTCTGTTTTTAATTTTCTATAAAcataaaacggaaaacaaaaaacgataccgAATGGACAGTAgtttatttcttttaacaaaTCGATAGGATCCGACTCCAAACCCGGACCTTAAACAACCGATATACTCTAACCGGGCCCATTAATTTCAAAGGCCCCAAACCCAAAGAAGATTTAGGGTTTTGCCTCCTACATTTATACAAACCCTTTCTTCCTTACTCACTTTCTGCTGCTCTACATTTGCCGTCGCGCTTACCTTGCTTctcgctttctctctcctctcccgaCCTCTCTCAGGTatcctctctctttctctctcatcttcaaGCTCATGATCGCTATTTAATGTAGTTTTTGCTAAGCTTTCTGTTAATTTGTGTTAGGTAAACAGCAGAAGGTAGCAGCAACCATGGCGTACCCAATTAAGCCCAACAAGCCTGGGATGGAGGAAACCCAGGAGCCCACTCACAAGATCAGAATCACTCTTTCTTCTAAGGATGTCAAGAATCTCGAGAAAGGTAccaattttaaagtttttttttttttttaaagtttattGCTTTGTTGATTATTATCAGTTTTTAAGCTGCGGAAATTTTAGGGTTTAGCTGATTGCTGTAATTGTTTTATGATTGACGATCTCTATGTAATTTCATTGTTGAGAAATTGTTGAATTTTGTGTGTTAATTAGTTGATTGGATAAGTTTATACAGATTGATTAttaggatgatgatgatgtgtgTGGGTGGTGAATAAACCTAAACAATGATGAGACTAATTGACATTGTAATACTGCGAAATATCTTTTAAACTAGTACAAGGATTTAGAAGTAGTGTATCTATGAGTTGATTAACAAGGTGTTGCTAATTGACATTGTTGAAGGAAATTGGGTAATGTTTGTGGGTGAACTTGGGGTTTGCGATTTCTTATTGGTGATGATTTGCTGAGTTGTAATActtcaaaatatcttttaaaCGAGTACAACGAATCAGAACTAGTGTATCTATGAATTGATTAACAGGGTTTTGCATGTTTGCTTCAGATTTTGATATAATATGACCTTACAATGTGTCCTTGGGGGATTGCCTATGTATTATTACTCTTGATTGCGGGGAATCATATTTGAACAAACAATGCCTCACACGAGGGACACTGGGATGTAAATAAAATTGAGTGGAATTTTGTTTACCTGTGGAACTGAAACCATTTTAGAAGGTGAGGCATCGATCAAAGCTGTAAATGAGAGGCAATCTTTGTTTCTGGTTTTGGTATATTGTTGTATCTATGTTGATTgcaatttgttgttgtttttaagATGTGAATGGTTTATAGTTGTGTGTTTTTGTTGTTACAATATAACAATGGTGGTGTTTTCTTTTGGTTTGGCCATATTCAGTTAAGCAAATTGTTTGGTTTAGGGTTTATTGTACCAATTTTTGATTTGGTTTGACTTGCAATGTTGCACAGTGTGTGCTGATCTTGTACGTGGTGCTAAGGACAAGCGTCTTCGCGTCAAGGGACCAGTAAGGATGCCCACCAAGGTTCTGAAGATTACAACAAGGAAATCTCCATGTGGTGAAGGTATGTCACAAATTTGATGAACAAGCTGATAATTGGTAATAAAATATATTGGTGTATAATATTTTTGATATTGTTGGAATTGGTAGGAACCCATGCATATATTTTGGgatacaatcatacaagaaACCTTTGTTTCTTCTTCCCGTGATGCTTTCATGTATTCAACCGTCTACTAAAAATGAATGATAACTTTaacccctaaaccctaaacatgAGTTTAATTCAATCTATGCAAGGATAAAAAGTCTAGTGGCGTTTGCATAAATTTCTTGTTCAGCATTATAAGTTGGGATATTATTGAGATGATCACTTTGTACCGTCTACTAAAAATGAATGATAACTTTaacccctaaaccctaaacatgAGTTCAATTCAATCTGTGTAAGGATAAAAAGTACAGTGGCGTTTGCATAAATTTCTTGTTCAGCATTATAAGTTGGGATATTATTGAGATGATCACTTTGTGCACACATACTTAATCTTTACATTAGGTTTTTAGTGATTATTATGCATTGATCAATCCATCTTTTGCCTAATTGTAATTCTGAACACATTTTCATTGCGTATTCATAATCGTTCCTTGTAATTTATCTTGCAGGAACAAACACTTGGGACAGATTCGAGTTGCGTGTCCACAAGAGAGTCATCGACCTCTTCAGCTCCCCCGATGTGGTCAAGCAGATCACTTCAATCACCATTGAACCCGGTGTTGAGGTTGAGGTTACAATTGCAGACTCTTAGATGTCCTGCAATGTTATGTTTTAGGGCTTTTGTAGTTGTCCCTATATATAGTGGTGCTCCTACTTACTCGGAATTTCGGAGATAACTGAAATTGTTTGTTGGAAGAGAGATATTTTCATTTAGTTATTAATGTTATCCTGTTTTCATTGAACGTGCGTTGTTTCTCCATGCTTTATCAATAGAACTCTCCAGTTTTGAGTATGGTTACCAGAAATTTTGTTCAATTGGTGTATCTTTTTTGCAAGTAAACTTAGTTTACATTAAATTGTTTCTTGTATTCACTGTGTTTATACGAGTGATGTTCATAACTCTTAAGTCTCGTGTGATCATTGTTACTGTGTACAAGAGCAAGTGCAATGCCCGAGCAGCATAAACACGGGCTATGAAGATCGAAGATTTCTCCTTGGC
This genomic stretch from Spinacia oleracea cultivar Varoflay chromosome 3, BTI_SOV_V1, whole genome shotgun sequence harbors:
- the LOC110782408 gene encoding probable calcium-binding protein CML13, which gives rise to MVKELSSDQVSSMKEAFTLFDTDNDGKIAPSELGILMRSLGGNPTQAQLKQIISQEKLTTSFDFNRFLDLMSKYLKPEPFDRQLRDAFKVLDKEGTGFVAVSDLRHILTSIGEKLEPAEFDEWIREVEVGSDGRIKYEDFIARMVAK
- the LOC110782278 gene encoding chloride conductance regulatory protein ICln produces the protein MAFGLRIFTQRTSDTIAQPILDADNGEVLMHTQPSVSIVLGNRSPESPGTLYISSKQVIWVSDVDRSKGYAVDFVSISLHAVSRDPEAYPSPCIYTQIETGDDEEEDEDEDEEQQEIMDWSSGISKIKEMRLVPSDPSQLETLFEVFCECAELNPEPMLGEPEEEHNWIFSADQLNSEALGEDASNWTFSENLIDSIGHTNGDNDLAHNVLQLHINDQCFEDAEEMDQEHDKNNSHQ
- the LOC110782410 gene encoding 40S ribosomal protein S20-1, whose product is MAYPIKPNKPGMEETQEPTHKIRITLSSKDVKNLEKVCADLVRGAKDKRLRVKGPVRMPTKVLKITTRKSPCGEGTNTWDRFELRVHKRVIDLFSSPDVVKQITSITIEPGVEVEVTIADS